The following are encoded in a window of Mycobacterium vicinigordonae genomic DNA:
- a CDS encoding alpha/beta fold hydrolase: MSQLHRMLNCRGTRIHAVEDGEGPLIVLIHGFPESWYSWRHQIPALAAAGYRVVAIDQRGYGRSSKYHLNSAYRIKELVGDILGVVDAYGQERAFVVGHDWGAPVAWTFAWLHPQRCAGVAGISVPFAGRGVIGLPGSPFGEHRPNDYHLELAGVGRVWYQDYFAAQDGIIAEIEEDVRSWLLGLTYTVSGEGMIAATKAAADAGVDLAAMDPIDVIRAGPLCMAEGARLKDAFVYPETMPTWFTDADVDFYTNEFERSGFGGPLSFYHNIDNDWHDLAEQEGKPLTPPALFIGGQYDVGTTWGAESVQRAEEVILDFRGTHLVADVGHWIQQEAPEETNRLLLEFLAGLR, from the coding sequence ATGTCGCAGCTACATCGCATGCTGAACTGCCGAGGTACGCGCATCCACGCGGTGGAAGACGGCGAGGGCCCGCTGATCGTCCTCATCCACGGCTTTCCCGAGTCCTGGTACTCCTGGCGTCACCAGATTCCTGCGCTGGCCGCGGCAGGCTACCGGGTGGTGGCCATCGACCAGCGTGGCTACGGGCGTTCGTCGAAGTATCATCTCAATTCCGCTTACCGCATAAAGGAATTGGTGGGCGACATCCTCGGCGTCGTCGACGCCTACGGGCAAGAGCGCGCCTTCGTGGTCGGCCACGACTGGGGCGCACCTGTCGCCTGGACCTTCGCCTGGCTGCACCCGCAGCGGTGTGCGGGGGTGGCTGGAATCAGCGTCCCGTTCGCGGGACGCGGTGTAATCGGTTTGCCCGGAAGCCCCTTCGGTGAGCACCGGCCGAATGACTACCACCTCGAACTCGCCGGCGTGGGGCGAGTCTGGTACCAGGACTACTTCGCCGCCCAGGACGGAATCATCGCCGAGATCGAAGAAGATGTGCGCAGTTGGCTGCTCGGGCTGACCTATACGGTCTCCGGTGAGGGCATGATCGCCGCGACCAAGGCGGCCGCCGACGCCGGGGTGGACCTGGCCGCGATGGATCCGATCGACGTCATTCGCGCCGGCCCACTATGCATGGCCGAGGGTGCCCGGCTCAAGGACGCATTCGTTTATCCCGAGACGATGCCGACCTGGTTCACCGATGCCGACGTCGACTTCTACACAAACGAATTCGAGCGTTCCGGCTTTGGCGGCCCACTGAGCTTCTACCACAATATCGACAACGACTGGCATGATCTGGCCGAGCAGGAAGGCAAACCACTTACCCCGCCGGCGCTGTTCATCGGCGGCCAGTATGACGTCGGCACCACCTGGGGAGCCGAGTCCGTGCAACGAGCCGAGGAGGTCATATTGGACTTCCGCGGCACGCATCTGGTTGCCGACGTCGGACACTGGATACAACAGGAGGCGCCCGAGGAGACCAACCGGCTGCTGCTGGAATTCCTTGCTGGGCTTCGATGA
- a CDS encoding acyl-CoA dehydrogenase, which translates to MDITYPFEAEAFRDRTRAFLAEHLPADWSGPGALTPRHRDAFARRWRRALTQNGLVAVCWPKEYGGGGLSPVEQLVLAEEFARAGAPERSENDLFGIELLGNTVIALGTAEQKRHLLPRILSGEDRWCQGFSEPEAGSDLASVRTRAVLEAGEWVINGQKVWTSAGSTANWIFLLARTDPDAPKHRALSMLLVPMNQPGVVVRPIVNAAGHSSFNEVFLTEARAVAGNVLGGVGCGWRTAMTLLGFERGFQITTAAIEFGRDLRRLCELADQHALNSEPRIRNELAWCYSRVQIMRYRGYRALTSALHGASPGADAAISKVIWSEYFRRYTDLAVEILGLELLSPSGPGNGGARVVPEAGTPNSPSCWMDELLYSRAATIYAGSSQIQRNVIGEQLLGLPREPRPEAAH; encoded by the coding sequence GTGGATATTACTTACCCGTTTGAAGCGGAAGCGTTTCGTGACCGGACCCGGGCCTTCCTGGCCGAACACCTGCCGGCTGACTGGTCGGGACCCGGGGCACTCACGCCTAGACACCGGGACGCGTTCGCGCGAAGGTGGCGACGGGCGTTGACCCAGAACGGCCTGGTAGCCGTGTGCTGGCCGAAAGAGTATGGCGGCGGCGGACTATCACCCGTCGAGCAGTTGGTGCTCGCCGAGGAGTTCGCCCGCGCCGGTGCGCCGGAGCGCTCGGAGAACGATCTCTTCGGAATCGAGCTGCTGGGCAACACCGTCATCGCGCTGGGCACAGCGGAGCAGAAGCGGCACTTGCTGCCGCGCATTCTGTCCGGCGAGGACCGCTGGTGCCAGGGATTCTCCGAACCCGAGGCCGGTTCCGATCTGGCGTCCGTGCGAACCAGGGCGGTGCTCGAGGCGGGCGAATGGGTGATCAACGGACAGAAGGTCTGGACGTCGGCTGGGTCGACCGCGAACTGGATCTTCCTGCTGGCGCGCACCGACCCCGACGCACCGAAGCATCGGGCGCTGTCGATGCTGCTGGTGCCGATGAACCAACCCGGCGTGGTGGTCCGGCCGATCGTCAACGCGGCCGGCCATTCCTCGTTCAACGAGGTTTTTCTGACCGAGGCCCGGGCCGTGGCCGGCAACGTGCTGGGTGGTGTTGGATGCGGGTGGCGAACGGCCATGACCCTGCTGGGTTTCGAACGCGGATTTCAGATCACCACGGCCGCCATCGAATTCGGGCGCGACCTACGGCGGCTATGCGAACTTGCCGATCAACACGCACTGAACAGCGAACCGCGAATCCGAAACGAGTTGGCGTGGTGCTATTCCCGCGTCCAAATCATGCGATACCGCGGCTACCGTGCCCTGACGTCGGCACTACATGGAGCGTCGCCCGGCGCGGATGCCGCCATCAGCAAGGTCATCTGGAGTGAATACTTCCGCCGTTACACCGATCTGGCAGTCGAGATCCTCGGACTCGAACTCCTGAGTCCGTCTGGGCCGGGCAACGGCGGCGCGCGGGTGGTCCCCGAGGCGGGCACACCTAATTCGCCTTCGTGCTGGATGGACGAATTGCTCTATTCCCGTGCGGCAACGATCTACGCGGGCAGCTCACAGATCCAGCGCAATGTGATCGGCGAGCAACTGCTG
- a CDS encoding GGDEF domain-containing protein → MTPSDQFDWISAYLKARDLQVIWRGAIFGVTAVQAALPLVLLSSPFGPDHALTRAVAVAASAAGASAAILWLVCWPTRQQSIAFSITSSMAIAALLLSMSNPYSGLVGCTTFAALGGFLGYFHAPRYVVANFAVATVCTAILAYRLLVSSGDAALVISSVITVASLNVGVPFGIQYLVHSLRTDLRTSDRDSLTGLHNRRSFYDSVCQLIALAQRRTGMHLTVAVIDLDNFKHLNDTRGHAVGDEALVAVAAAFEQVCRPTAVIARVGGEEFVIADADTMSNPTERAERLRLAVAALPFGITASIGTTGVPLGGRRVLRDIELIDDLIRTSDTAMYEAKRAGGNGVRHHPAPEPPLLT, encoded by the coding sequence GTGACACCGTCCGATCAGTTTGACTGGATCAGTGCCTATCTGAAGGCGCGCGACCTCCAGGTCATCTGGCGCGGGGCAATATTTGGCGTCACAGCGGTCCAGGCTGCCCTACCGTTGGTGTTGCTGAGCAGCCCGTTTGGGCCCGACCATGCCTTAACCCGGGCCGTGGCGGTTGCCGCATCAGCTGCCGGCGCATCGGCCGCAATCCTATGGTTGGTGTGTTGGCCGACACGGCAGCAGTCGATCGCCTTTTCGATCACGTCAAGTATGGCGATCGCGGCGCTCCTGCTGTCCATGTCGAACCCGTATTCGGGTTTGGTGGGATGTACGACGTTCGCCGCCCTCGGTGGCTTCCTCGGCTACTTCCACGCCCCACGCTATGTGGTCGCCAACTTTGCAGTGGCCACCGTGTGCACCGCGATTCTGGCGTACCGACTTCTGGTCTCCTCCGGTGACGCGGCGCTGGTCATCTCCAGTGTGATCACGGTGGCATCGCTCAACGTCGGCGTGCCCTTCGGAATTCAATACTTGGTGCACTCCCTGCGAACCGATTTGCGCACGTCCGATCGCGATTCGCTCACTGGGCTGCACAATCGGCGCTCGTTTTACGACTCGGTCTGCCAACTGATTGCGCTTGCCCAACGTCGCACAGGCATGCACCTGACCGTCGCCGTGATCGATCTCGACAACTTCAAACACCTCAACGACACTCGGGGCCACGCGGTGGGCGACGAGGCTTTGGTCGCCGTGGCGGCGGCGTTCGAGCAGGTTTGCCGTCCCACAGCCGTGATCGCGCGGGTAGGTGGGGAGGAATTTGTAATCGCCGATGCCGATACGATGTCAAACCCCACCGAGAGGGCCGAGCGGCTGCGCCTGGCGGTTGCCGCCCTGCCGTTCGGCATCACCGCGAGCATCGGCACCACCGGCGTCCCACTGGGTGGCCGCCGGGTACTGCGAGACATAGAACTCATCGACGATCTCATCCGGACTTCCGACACGGCCATGTACGAGGCCAAACGTGCCGGGGGCAACGGGGTTCGCCACCATCCGGCCCCGGAACCTCCGCTACTGACCTAG
- a CDS encoding TetR/AcrR family transcriptional regulator, producing the protein MDTAVQPVKRRPKDRKQQILDQAVGMFIDRGFHSVKLEDIAEAAGVTARALYRHYDNKQALLAEAIRTGQNQYQSARRLTEDQAEGRDARRPRKLSVDLPDLIAAAIASRSLTVLWQREARYLGDDDRAEVRRRINAIVSGMRDSVLLEVPRLSPQHSEVRAWAVSSTLTSLGRHNLMPPAEDLKVLLYQACMAAARTPPVANLEPLQTVDGDDVLFSRYETLLATGAKLFRARGYPAVSTNEIAKGANIAGPGLYRSFSSKQAILDALIRRLDEWHSLEAIRALRANSEPAQRLSGLVKGHVRISLDAPDLVAASITELSHASGEVHDGYLRNQADREGVWIGLIAEVVPETTAVQARLLVAAALSFIEDVARTWHLTRYAGIADEIAAVAMAILTSRA; encoded by the coding sequence ATGGATACCGCCGTCCAACCCGTGAAGCGCCGTCCCAAGGACCGCAAGCAACAAATCTTGGATCAGGCTGTCGGGATGTTTATCGACCGGGGCTTCCATTCGGTCAAGCTGGAGGATATCGCCGAGGCTGCCGGGGTCACCGCACGCGCGCTGTACCGTCACTACGACAACAAGCAGGCGTTGCTCGCCGAAGCCATCCGGACCGGGCAGAACCAGTACCAGAGCGCACGTCGTCTCACCGAGGACCAGGCCGAAGGCCGCGACGCGCGGCGGCCTCGAAAGCTGAGTGTTGACCTGCCGGACTTGATCGCCGCAGCCATCGCGTCGCGGTCCCTGACGGTGTTGTGGCAGCGCGAGGCCCGCTACCTGGGGGATGACGACCGCGCCGAGGTGCGCCGCCGAATCAACGCGATCGTGTCAGGCATGCGCGACAGCGTGCTGCTGGAGGTGCCTCGTCTGAGCCCGCAGCATTCCGAAGTGCGGGCGTGGGCCGTATCCAGCACGCTGACAAGTTTGGGTCGGCACAATCTGATGCCGCCGGCTGAAGATCTCAAAGTTCTTCTGTACCAAGCATGCATGGCTGCGGCCCGAACACCGCCGGTTGCCAATTTGGAGCCCCTGCAAACTGTCGATGGTGACGACGTGCTGTTTTCGCGGTACGAAACGCTGCTGGCAACCGGGGCCAAGCTGTTCCGGGCGCGGGGTTATCCCGCAGTCAGCACCAATGAAATCGCCAAGGGCGCCAACATCGCCGGGCCGGGTCTGTACCGCTCGTTCTCGTCCAAGCAGGCGATCCTCGACGCGCTCATCCGACGTCTTGACGAGTGGCACAGCCTGGAGGCCATTCGCGCGCTTCGCGCGAATTCTGAACCAGCGCAACGACTGAGTGGGCTGGTAAAAGGGCACGTCCGGATCAGTTTGGATGCCCCCGACCTGGTGGCCGCCAGTATCACTGAACTCTCACATGCATCCGGCGAAGTGCACGACGGCTATCTACGCAACCAAGCGGACCGTGAGGGGGTGTGGATCGGCCTCATCGCCGAGGTGGTTCCGGAAACCACCGCGGTCCAGGCTCGACTGTTGGTCGCCGCGGCGCTCAGCTTTATCGAAGATGTCGCTCGCACATGGCATCTCACGCGTTACGCCGGTATTGCTGACGAGATCGCCGCAGTTGCGATGGCCATCCTGACCAGTCGGGCGTAA
- a CDS encoding FAD-binding oxidoreductase, giving the protein MSVRQVTVSYSDGTQKTMPVRSDQSILDAAEEHGVAIVNECQSGICGTCVATCASGRYDMGRTEGLSDVERAARKILTCQTFATSDCQIELQYPADDNAAMLVSGDGVVTGVDRVSPTTAILRVEISALGAGLRYREGQFAQLQVPGTDTWRNYSYADPADGRTEVEFIIRLLPDGVMSNYLRDRAKPGDRIAMRCSKGNFYLRPVVRPVILVAGGTGLSAILAMASSLNADLTQPVYLLYGVTGAQDVCKLDELSALRRQIPGLELQVIVADPDDDWEGRTGLVTDLLDERMLAGGDADVYLCGPAAMVEATRTWLENNGFHRVGLYYEKFVASGAARRRTPIHIDCTQLDLGEIRRCGRGTAVVIGGSIAGIAAAKVCSETFEHVIVLEKDDPHRRREGRPGAAQGWHLHHLLTAGQIELERFFPGIVDDMVREGAFKVDMAEQYRIRLGGTWKKPGTSDIEIVCAGRPLLEWCVRRRLDDEPRVEFRYESEVTDLIYDRVNNAVTGVVVGGDDGFAVIPAEFVVDASGKNTRIPEFLERVGIGAPEVEQDIINCFYSTMQHRVPPERQWQDKVMVICYAYRPFEDTYAAQYYIDSSRTILSTSLVAYNCYSPPRTAKEFREFADLMPSAVVGENIDGLEPASPIYNFRYPNMLRLHYENKRNLPRALVAVGDAYTSADPVSGLGMSLALKEVREMQLLLARYGPEHRDLPRRYYRRIAKMADTAWFVIREQNLRFDWMQDVDKKRPVYFRVLTWYMDRLLELVHDDLDAYRQFLAVVHLVKPPLALMKPGIASRVIAKWARTRLSGEKTLIVRNYENRSIPDQPLNHLVGAVAGDGN; this is encoded by the coding sequence ATGTCGGTTCGTCAGGTCACCGTCAGCTATTCGGACGGCACACAAAAAACCATGCCGGTCCGGTCGGACCAGTCAATCCTGGATGCTGCCGAAGAACACGGTGTGGCCATTGTCAACGAATGCCAAAGCGGCATCTGTGGTACTTGCGTGGCCACGTGTGCCTCCGGTCGCTACGACATGGGACGCACCGAGGGGCTCTCCGATGTCGAGCGCGCGGCGCGAAAGATTCTGACCTGCCAGACATTTGCGACCTCGGACTGCCAGATCGAGCTGCAGTACCCGGCCGACGACAACGCCGCGATGCTGGTCAGTGGCGACGGGGTGGTGACTGGAGTCGACCGGGTGTCACCCACCACCGCCATCCTGCGGGTAGAGATCTCGGCTTTGGGTGCTGGATTGCGTTATCGGGAGGGCCAGTTCGCGCAGCTACAGGTCCCTGGCACCGACACCTGGCGCAACTACTCCTACGCCGATCCTGCTGACGGCCGCACCGAGGTGGAGTTCATTATCCGTCTGCTGCCCGACGGGGTGATGTCAAACTATCTGCGTGACCGCGCCAAACCGGGCGATCGGATCGCCATGCGATGCAGCAAGGGCAACTTCTATCTGCGTCCGGTGGTGCGGCCGGTAATACTGGTCGCCGGCGGCACCGGCCTATCGGCGATCCTGGCCATGGCATCGAGCTTGAATGCCGACCTCACCCAGCCGGTTTACCTCCTCTATGGGGTCACTGGTGCACAGGACGTGTGCAAGCTCGACGAACTAAGCGCGCTGCGCCGCCAAATCCCCGGACTCGAACTGCAAGTAATCGTCGCGGATCCCGACGACGACTGGGAGGGGCGAACCGGACTCGTCACCGACCTGCTGGACGAGCGGATGTTGGCCGGCGGCGATGCGGACGTCTACCTATGCGGCCCCGCCGCGATGGTCGAAGCAACCCGAACTTGGTTGGAGAACAACGGCTTCCATCGAGTTGGCCTCTACTACGAGAAGTTCGTGGCCAGCGGGGCGGCGCGGCGGCGCACCCCGATACACATTGACTGCACCCAGCTCGATCTCGGCGAGATACGCCGTTGCGGCCGCGGTACCGCGGTGGTGATCGGCGGCAGCATCGCCGGCATCGCCGCGGCGAAGGTGTGCAGTGAGACTTTCGAACACGTCATTGTGCTGGAGAAGGACGATCCGCATCGCCGCCGCGAGGGCCGGCCGGGTGCGGCCCAAGGCTGGCACCTCCATCACTTGTTGACCGCTGGACAGATCGAGCTGGAGCGGTTCTTTCCCGGCATCGTCGACGATATGGTGCGCGAAGGTGCGTTTAAGGTCGACATGGCCGAGCAATACCGGATCCGGCTGGGCGGCACCTGGAAGAAGCCCGGAACCAGCGACATTGAGATCGTCTGCGCAGGAAGACCGCTACTGGAATGGTGTGTGCGGCGCCGGCTGGACGACGAACCGCGCGTCGAATTCCGCTACGAGTCCGAGGTTACCGACCTTATATACGACCGGGTGAACAACGCGGTCACCGGCGTAGTGGTCGGCGGGGACGATGGGTTTGCGGTGATCCCAGCCGAATTCGTCGTGGACGCTTCCGGGAAGAACACCCGCATCCCAGAATTCTTGGAGCGCGTCGGTATCGGGGCTCCCGAAGTCGAACAAGACATCATCAATTGTTTCTATTCGACCATGCAGCACCGGGTTCCACCGGAACGGCAATGGCAGGACAAGGTGATGGTGATCTGTTACGCCTACCGGCCGTTCGAGGACACCTATGCGGCGCAGTACTATATCGACAGCTCTCGCACCATATTGTCCACCTCGCTGGTGGCCTACAACTGCTACTCACCGCCACGCACCGCCAAGGAGTTTCGCGAGTTCGCAGACCTGATGCCCTCGGCGGTGGTGGGGGAGAACATCGACGGTCTGGAACCGGCCTCGCCGATCTATAACTTTCGCTACCCCAATATGCTGCGTCTGCACTATGAGAACAAGCGCAATCTACCGCGTGCGCTAGTGGCCGTCGGCGACGCCTATACCAGCGCAGACCCCGTATCCGGCCTCGGAATGAGCCTGGCACTCAAAGAGGTTCGAGAGATGCAGCTGCTGCTGGCCAGGTACGGTCCCGAACATCGGGATCTGCCGCGTCGCTACTATCGCAGGATCGCGAAGATGGCCGATACGGCGTGGTTTGTGATCCGCGAGCAGAACCTGCGCTTCGACTGGATGCAGGATGTGGACAAGAAGCGCCCGGTCTACTTCCGCGTCCTCACCTGGTACATGGACCGCCTGCTGGAGTTGGTGCACGACGACCTGGACGCCTATCGCCAGTTCCTGGCCGTGGTGCACCTCGTCAAACCGCCACTGGCGCTGATGAAGCCGGGAATCGCGAGTCGTGTGATAGCCAAGTGGGCGCGAACCCGACTTTCGGGTGAGAAGACGTTGATCGTCCGCAATTACGAGAATCGTTCGATACCAGACCAACCGCTGAATCACCTGGTCGGCGCGGTCGCCGGTGACGGCAACTAG
- a CDS encoding SDR family oxidoreductase, with protein MTYSDLAGKAAIVTGAGAGIGLAVAKRLAAEGCRVLCADIDAIAAEAAARKVGAGAVGHRADISDEEEVIGMVEACVAAFGGVDKLVANAGVVHMASLFDTTVEDFDRVIGINLRGAWLCTKHAAPRMIERGGGAIVNMSSLAGHIGVAGTGAYGMSKAGVGHLSRIAAAELRSSNIRANAVLPAFVDTSMQQAAMTMFDQALGQGGALTMIGRLQGRMAAPEEIAGIVAFLLSNDASMITGTTQIADGGTIAALW; from the coding sequence ATGACCTATTCCGACCTGGCTGGTAAAGCGGCAATCGTCACCGGAGCAGGAGCCGGGATAGGACTGGCAGTCGCAAAGCGGCTCGCCGCCGAAGGCTGCCGGGTGCTGTGCGCGGACATCGATGCCATCGCCGCCGAGGCCGCCGCTAGGAAGGTCGGCGCCGGCGCGGTCGGTCATCGCGCCGATATCAGCGACGAAGAAGAGGTCATCGGCATGGTCGAGGCCTGCGTCGCAGCGTTCGGTGGCGTCGACAAGCTAGTCGCCAATGCCGGGGTGGTGCATATGGCTTCGTTGTTCGACACCACCGTCGAGGACTTCGACCGGGTCATCGGCATCAACCTGCGGGGCGCATGGCTGTGCACCAAGCACGCCGCGCCCAGGATGATCGAGCGGGGCGGCGGAGCAATCGTGAACATGTCGTCACTGGCCGGTCACATCGGCGTCGCCGGCACGGGGGCCTACGGCATGTCGAAGGCCGGAGTCGGTCATCTGAGCCGGATCGCCGCCGCGGAATTGCGGTCATCCAACATCCGCGCCAACGCGGTGTTGCCGGCGTTCGTAGACACGTCGATGCAGCAGGCGGCAATGACGATGTTCGATCAAGCACTCGGGCAAGGTGGTGCGCTTACCATGATCGGCCGGTTGCAGGGCCGGATGGCCGCACCCGAGGAGATCGCCGGCATCGTGGCGTTCCTGTTGTCCAACGATGCATCGATGATCACCGGTACCACGCAAATCGCCGACGGCGGAACCATCGCTGCACTCTGGTAA
- a CDS encoding enoyl-CoA hydratase, whose product MSAIGAGSAGRVSNGQRSEKAFSFLKYETIAEGLIAVITLERPSQRNAQTRGLLVELGIAFDFAEADDTVRVVILRGSGPTFSAGHDLGSADDVRERTPGPGQHPTYQCNGGSYGGVESRNRQEWHYYFENTRRWRNLRKITIAQVHGNVLSAGLMLAWCCDLIVAGETTVFADVVGTRLGMCGVEYFGHPWEFGPRKAKELLLTGDSIGADEAHALGMVSKVFPDGELADSTVEFACRIAKMPTMAALLIKESVNQTVDAMGFSTALDGCFKIHQLNHAHWSEVTGGKLSYGTVEYGLDDWRDAPAILPALKQRP is encoded by the coding sequence ATGAGTGCCATCGGGGCCGGTTCGGCCGGACGCGTGTCCAACGGCCAGCGTTCGGAGAAAGCGTTCTCGTTCCTCAAATACGAGACGATCGCCGAGGGCCTGATCGCGGTAATCACCCTTGAGCGCCCTAGTCAACGCAATGCCCAGACGCGTGGGCTACTCGTGGAGTTGGGGATAGCGTTCGATTTCGCGGAGGCCGACGACACGGTGCGGGTGGTCATCCTGCGCGGCTCGGGACCGACCTTCTCGGCGGGGCACGACCTGGGCTCGGCGGACGACGTCCGCGAACGCACGCCAGGGCCCGGCCAGCACCCGACCTACCAGTGCAACGGCGGCAGCTACGGCGGAGTGGAATCCCGCAACCGACAGGAATGGCACTACTACTTCGAGAACACCAGGCGGTGGCGCAATCTGCGCAAGATCACCATCGCGCAGGTGCACGGAAATGTCCTGTCAGCGGGGCTGATGCTCGCGTGGTGCTGCGACTTGATCGTGGCGGGCGAGACCACCGTCTTCGCGGACGTGGTGGGCACCCGCCTGGGCATGTGCGGCGTCGAGTACTTCGGCCATCCGTGGGAGTTCGGTCCGCGTAAGGCCAAGGAGCTGCTGTTGACCGGCGACTCGATCGGCGCCGACGAAGCCCACGCACTGGGAATGGTCAGCAAGGTCTTTCCGGATGGCGAACTTGCGGACAGCACAGTCGAGTTCGCGTGCCGGATCGCCAAGATGCCGACGATGGCGGCCTTGCTGATCAAGGAGTCGGTTAACCAGACCGTCGATGCAATGGGGTTCTCGACAGCACTCGACGGGTGCTTCAAGATCCATCAGCTCAATCATGCGCATTGGTCCGAGGTGACCGGTGGAAAGTTGTCCTATGGGACAGTCGAGTACGGCCTCGACGACTGGCGGGACGCGCCCGCGATCCTGCCCGCGCTCAAGCAACGCCCCTGA
- a CDS encoding 3,4-dihydroxy-2-butanone-4-phosphate synthase, with translation MKTTDVRVLRAVTAITAGQAVVLTDGTDGDGSLVFAAAAATPQLLHFTIRHTAGYVRVALSSDECKRLDLPPMCHGDSPQCVSVDVRGTGTGISAGDRARTIAALASPHTVATDLQRPGHVAPVRAETGGVLKRRGTAEAAADLAQLAQRGRAAALCEIVSRRSPTGIARGAELVEFAVEHGLAVVSMTELVEYRRRTEPQVVRLAETTLPIWAGDSRVIGFRDVHGDGEHLALIIGTASSGIPVPLHVHVECLAGDVFGSKACHCAGELNAALARMSAQGSGVVVYLRPSGPPRACGLFTPGAAGNPTAESVAWILRNLGVYALKLSDDMPGFGLVLFGAIREHGSQTWAAAG, from the coding sequence ATGAAAACCACCGATGTTCGGGTGCTGCGTGCCGTTACTGCGATCACCGCAGGCCAAGCCGTCGTCCTCACCGACGGCACCGACGGCGATGGCTCCCTGGTCTTCGCGGCCGCTGCCGCCACCCCCCAGCTGCTGCACTTCACTATCCGCCACACCGCGGGCTATGTGCGAGTGGCGTTGTCGAGCGACGAGTGCAAGCGCCTCGACCTACCGCCCATGTGTCACGGGGACAGTCCGCAATGTGTGTCGGTCGACGTCCGCGGGACCGGCACCGGGATCTCGGCGGGGGATCGGGCCCGGACCATCGCCGCCCTCGCCTCCCCGCACACCGTCGCGACGGATCTGCAGCGCCCCGGCCACGTGGCGCCGGTGCGAGCCGAAACGGGTGGGGTGCTCAAGCGACGCGGCACCGCTGAGGCGGCCGCCGACCTAGCCCAACTGGCGCAGCGGGGACGAGCCGCGGCGCTCTGCGAGATCGTCTCGCGCCGCAGCCCGACCGGAATCGCGCGTGGCGCCGAATTGGTCGAGTTCGCGGTCGAACATGGACTTGCCGTGGTCTCCATGACCGAACTCGTCGAGTACCGGCGACGGACCGAGCCACAGGTCGTTCGACTGGCCGAGACCACCCTGCCGATCTGGGCCGGCGACTCCCGCGTGATCGGGTTCCGTGATGTGCACGGCGATGGTGAGCATCTGGCGTTGATCATTGGAACGGCCAGTTCCGGCATACCGGTACCGTTGCATGTTCACGTCGAGTGTCTGGCCGGAGATGTGTTCGGCTCCAAGGCCTGCCACTGCGCCGGCGAACTCAACGCGGCGTTGGCCAGGATGTCGGCGCAAGGCAGCGGCGTGGTCGTGTACCTGCGACCGTCCGGACCGCCACGCGCATGTGGCCTATTCACACCCGGTGCGGCCGGTAACCCTACCGCCGAATCCGTGGCTTGGATCCTGCGCAATCTCGGGGTGTATGCCTTAAAACTCTCCGACGACATGCCAGGATTCGGATTAGTGCTATTCGGCGCCATTCGGGAGCACGGCAGTCAAACCTGGGCTGCTGCCGGTTAA